In Natronococcus sp. AD-5, the genomic window TTCTCATCACCAGTTACGTCGGGTTTGACGAGTTTGAAAATGGTCTAAAACTTCGTTTCGATGGAACTGACGAGTCGCTCCGGGCGGTCGCTGAATTCACATCGTCGGAATTGAAGTGTTGTGCGTTCGCTGAGTACGCGATCTCGGTATCACCGCCGTACGAGGAGACAATTCTGACTATCACCGGCCCCGAAGGGACGAGACAGATGTTCCGCGATGGTCTGGTTGACCGATTGGAGGCAGAGGCCTCGTAGACGCAGTACCGAAAAACGGTTTAGCACGGTAGAAGCCGACACAATGACCCTATTCTGTGTTTCGTTAAGATAGCGATGACCGAAAGAGCAATTGCCGGAAGAAGAATTAGCTACCCCTCCAACAATAGAAGGCTTGAAACGCCTAAATTCGACTATTGGTTGCTTCTTTGTTCCACCTTGTTCAGATAGCTGAAATCCAGCACGGATTCTCCTGAAATTTGGGGGATCAGTCCAATTGAAACCTTTCTAATCCGGGGAGAGATCATAAATACATCACACATATAAAAGAACGACTGGGTAACCGCGCGATAAGAGTATAGCGTGGTAACTCGTAGCACAGGTATGGGCACGCCTCTCGACGAGAGGTAGTTTGTAGCATGCCAGAACCACAAACCGAAATAGACGAAGAAACAGTCCAAGGGTTCGGCGCAGAGCTGCGAGGCGAAGTCCTTCGCCGAGGGGACGCGGGCTATGACGGAGCGCGCACAATTTGGAACGGGATGATCGATAAACGGCCAGTCCTCATTGCCCGGTGTGCGGGCGCCGCGGACGTGATCACGGCAGTGAACTTCGCACGAGAGTACAACCTTGAAATCGCTGTGCGCGGCGGCGGCCACAACGTCGCCGGCACCGCCGTCTGCGACGACGGCATCGTTATCGACCTCTCAGCGATGCGGGCCGTGTGGGTCGACCCGCGCGCGCGGACCGCCCGGGTACAGGGCGGTGCCCTGTGGAGTGACGTCGACCACGAGACCCAGGTCCACGAACTTGTGACCACGGGCGGCATCGTCAGCCACACCGGCGTTGCCGGGCTCACCCTCGGCGGCGGAATCGGCTGGCTGATGCGCAAGCACGGCCTCACCGTCGACAACCTGCTCTCCGCCGATGTGGTTACCGCCGATGGCGAGTTCGTCCGAGCCTCGGAAGACGAGGACTCGGACCTGTTTTGGGCGTTGCGGGGAGGCGGTGGAAACTTCGGGATCGTAACCTCCTTCGAGTTCGCCCTCCACCCTGTCGGTCCCACTGTACTCGCCGGCCCCGTGTTCTGGCCAGCGGACGACACCGCCGACGTGCTGTGCTTCTACCGCGACTTCGTGCGGGATGCGCCCGACGAGTTGGGCACTGTCGTCAAGTTCGGGACCATCCCTCCTCTCCCGGTCGTCCCCGAGGAGCTTCACTGGCGACCCGCCGTGGCCATCAACGCCTGCCACGCGGGCCCAGTTGAGGGGGGTGAAAGCGTGCTCCGACCGCTGCGCGAACACGGCACACCGCTTCTCGACCTGGTCTCTCCCAAGCCGTATGTGGCGCATCAGAGCGGGCTCGACAGCACCGTTCTCCATGGATGGCACTACTACTGGAAGTCGACCGACTTGCCCGAACTGTCCGACGACCTAATCGACGTGTTCGTCAACCACGCCTTCTCGGCGGAATCACCCCGTTCGTACTCGGTGCTGTTCCATCTCGGCGGAGCAGTGAGCCGGATCGATAATGACGCCACCGCCTACACCGGTCGGCACGCGCCTCACAACATCAACATCAACGGCGTGTGGCGTCCCGACGAGGCGGAGGAGTTCGCCGAGTCGGAGATCGCGTGGGTCCGTCGATTTTTGGATGCACTCGAACCGTACCGAGAGGGCGTCTACGTGAATTTCCTCGATGCCGATGACGGCACCCAACGGGTCCGTGAAGCCTACGATGAGCACACCTACCGACGGCTCGCCGAGATCAAGGCCGAATACGACCCCGACAACGTGTTTCACCTCAACCAGAACATCGAGCCGACAGGCTGAAGGTTCTTGTCCGAGCTAGCTCACAGCCTTTCGCACCCCATACTGCATTCCTTCAAGTGGCCGTCACAGAAGGGTTTACACACTCCGACGCTGTCTCGCGGTCGATGTCCGCGTAATCGGCTTCTTTAAGGTAAAGGTGGAAATATTAATCGCCTGATTGGATGCAGAATACGCTAGTCGTTAACATGAATCGCGACAAGTATTCTGTGACGGGCTCATATCTGTCACCGACCCACCGACGAAGGAAAGCGCAACTACCGGAAGAAAATCGTCGTGCTATATTCTACGTGCAGGCCTTCAGAAGTCCGTTTTCGACTACCGGTTGCTCCTTTGCTCCACTTTGTTCAGTTCGATCAGCAGCCGGAAGATCGCTTTCACGAGATTCGCGTCGACGTCGAACTGCTCCGCGTTTCGCCCCGCACGCTCCATCACCTGTTCCTCCTGTTTCTCGTCGGTCGTCGGCAACCCCTTCTCGCCTTTGACCGCCGCGATCGTATCCGCGACGTAGGTGCGCTGGGCGATCAGTTCGACGATCTCGCGGTCGATCGTCTGAATCTCCTCGCGCAGTTCCTCGAGGTTCATCTCTTCGGGTACTCGGTCCGTCGTGTCGCTGCCGTCCGTCGTGTTCTCGTCTGCTGTCATGTCGTTCGTGTTCCGTCGGTTCGCGTCGTCAGTAATCGTGTCGTTCCGTCGCGGTCGTTCCACCGATCCCGTACTCCCTCGAGCGTCGCCCGGTCGCCGACGGCGACGTAGCTCGGCCCCGTTCCCGAGAGCGAGACGCCGGTCACGTCGGGCAGGGCCTCGAGCATCGGTCCCGTCGGGAACTCGAGCGCGCCGCAGAAGGCGAAGCCGTTGACCGTCATCGCCTCGCCGTAGCGCCCTTCGAGCGCGAGTTCCTCGACGAGTTCGGCCATCGGCGCGATCCGCTTGCAGGCGGCGACGTCGGCGTCGGCGCTGTAGGCCTGCTCCGGCGGCGTGTAGACGAGCGCATTCCACTCGATCGGTTCGCGGGCGAGCAGTTCGTCGCTGGTATTGTCGGTGACGGTGACGCCGCCGAGCATGCTCGCGCTGGCGTCGTCGAACGCGCCCGTCGCCGTCACGCCCGCCTCGCGGGCCGCCCGGACGCCGAGGCGGCAGGCCTCGATGCGTTCCACGGCGTCGCGAATCTCGAGGGCGTCGAGCGTCGCGAGCACCGTGGCGTTGGCCGCGGCGCTGGAACTCTTCAGTCCGGCGGCCATCGGGACGTCGCTGTCCGTCGTCACGCGAGCGCCGACGTCGGTCGACGTCAGCCCCGCCGTCGCTGCGTACTCGTCGATCGTCAGCGCCGCACATCGCTCGATGAGCGTGGCGTCGGCCTCCGGTCGGCCCGCGATGGTTCCGTCGACCTCGCCGTCGGTCGTGAGTTCGACGGTTGCGGTCGTCTCGAGGTCGATCGCGAACGCCGATCCGCGGCCGGTCGCCAGTGCGTTCAACACCGTTCCGGCCGCCGGAGCTACGGCCCGGCCATCCATACCGTTCTCTCTATCGCGGTGTCTATTTACGGCTGGCGGTCACGGCGAGTAGTGGGTTATCCGCGTCGGACGCGGAAATCAGTCAGCGAGCGGCGACCGGCGGAGCACACCGTTTTTCTCCGCGCCGTTCGAATCGATACGCATGAGCCAACGCAGCAACGTCGCACCCAGCACGATCGGCGTCGACCTCGTGGAGGGCGGCGTCGTCGTCCAGTACCTCGACGGCCGGGACGTGTTCTACCACGGGCCGCCGACGCCGGTCGAGGGCGCGGTGAAGACGCCGCCCGGAAAGGAGGTCCACGTTCTCGTCACCGACCCCGACGGCGTCGAGGGCGTCATGACCTACGTCAACGACCGCAACACGCACGACGACATCCTCGAGTCGACCGGCGTCGGCCGCGTGATGCTCGAAGGCGACGACGAGGAAGAGCTGTTCCCGGGCGTGACCGTCTCGACGGCGGCGTACTCGATCCGCGTCGAGGCCGACCTCTCGGCGGTCGACGGCCGCGTCTTCGTCTTCGCGGAGGACGAGATGAGCGAACACGCCTACGAGCTCGTCGACGAGGCCGACTGATGCCGTTGCGAAAGCCCTGGCGCGACCTCGACCGGAACGCGGTCGCGCGCGCACCCGACCGACCCGGCGTCTACGAACTCGGCGACGGCTCGGGAACGGTTCTGTCGGTCGATCACGGGGTGTTGCGCGACGAACTCAAGACCGCGCTGGCCTACGGAGACGGCGAGCGCGTCCGCTGGACGGAGACGCACACCCTGGATCGGGCTCGAGAACTCGCTACCGACCACCGCGACCGGCTCGAGTAGCACGGCCGTTCGCCCGCGTTCACTGGATGTAGGATGGATCGCTTCCGTCGCAGTGTCGCTCGTGTTCGGTGGCGTCGGACTTCTCGTCGAAGAGGAGTCCGCAAGTCTCGCACTCGTACCAGGTGGCGTCGTCCCGTTCGGTCTGGACCACCATGGCAAACGGTGGGATGCGGAGACCCAAATGCGTTTCTCCGGCAGCGGCCGAAGGACGTCGCGTCGGCTCGAGGGCAATTCTCAAGACCGCTGGCCGGAAAGAACTCCGTATGAGTGGGTCGGATGCGAACGGAGTTCGCCTATCGGTTCGAGCCGCGGAAAAGCGCGACGCGGGTCGCGGCGTCGCGCGCATCCCGGAGCGGGCGCGGCGCCAGCTGGGCGTGTTGAGCGGCGACACCGTCGTGATCGAGGGCTCGAAGACGACGGTCGCGAAGATGTGGCCGGCCGATCCGTCGGTCCCGGAGACCGTCGTCCAGATCGACGGCGATACCCGCGCGAACGCCGGCGTTCACGTCGGCGACTCGGTTACCGTCAGGCCGAAAGACACGTCGACGATCCGGGAGGCCGAGCGAGTGACGCTCGCGCCGCCCCCATCGCTCGCCGCGAGCGAACGGCAAGTCGCCGAGCGAAACGCCGCCCAGAAGCTCCGAAATCGGCCGGTCCGATCCGGCGAACAGATCCGGATCGAGGGCGTCAGCCAGGACCCGTTCAGCGTCGTCGACACCACCCCGGACGGCGACGTGCGGATCACCAGTACGACGACGGTCCGGATCGCCGACCCCGAGGCCCGGACGAGCGGTGACGACGGATCGAGCGCTCGGTCGTCCGCCTCCGCGTCCGGCACGAGCGCCGGCGGAGACGCCGATCCGGACGCCGTCGTCGAACCCGAGCAGACCGCCGGACCGACCTACGAGGACATCGGGGGCCTGGACGAGGAACTCGAGCAGGTCCGCGAGATGATCGAGCTTCCGCTGTCGGAGCCGGAGCTGTTCCGGCGACTCGGCGTCGAACCGCCCTCGGGCGTCCTGCTCTACGGCCCGCCGGGGACGGGCAAGACGCTGATCGCCCGCGCCGTCGCGAACGAGGTCGACGCCTCCTTCGAGACGATCTCCGGCCCGGAGATCATGTCGAAGTACAAGGGCGAGTCCGAGGAGCAACTCCGCGAGGTGTTCGACCGGGCCCGGGAGAACGCCCCGTCGATCATCTTTTTCGACGAGATCGACTCCATCGCCGGCGCCCGCGGTGACGACAGCGACGCCGAGAACCGCATCGTCGGCCAGCTGCTGACGCTGATGGACGGTCTCGACGCTCGCGGCGAAGTGATCGTCATCGGCGCGACTAACCGCGTCGACGTCATCGACCCCGCGCTGCGCCGCGGCGGCCGGTTCGACCGCGAGATTCAGATCGGCGTCCCGGACAAGGAGGGCCGCAAGGAGATTCTCGAGGTCCACACCCGCGGGATGCCCCTCGCGGACGACGTAAGCGTCGAGACGATCGCCCGGCGGACTCACGGCTTCGTCGGCGCGGATCTCGACGCCGTCGCGAGCGAGGCTGCGATGGCCGCGATCCGGGAGCGGCCGACCGAGGCCGACGACCGGGAGGAGTGGAACCGCGATCCGAAGGTCACCAGGGCCCACTTCGACACCGCGCTCGCGTCCGTCGAACCCTCGGCGATGCGGGAGTACGTCGCGGAGTCACCAGGGATCGACTTCTCGGACGTCGGCGGACTCGAGGACGCCAAGGCCACGCTTCGGGAATCGGTCGAGTGGCCGCTCACCTACGATCGGCTCTTCGAGGAGACGAACACCGAGCCGCCCTCCGGCGTGTTGCTGTACGGTCCGCCGGGCACGGGCAAGACGCTCCTCGCCCGCGCGCTCGCCGGGGAGACGGACGTCAACTTCGTGCGGGTCGACGGGCCCGAGATCGTCGACCGCTACGTCGGCGAGAGCGAGAAGGCGATCCGGAAGGTGTTCGAGCGCGCCCGCCAGGCCGCCCCGTCGATCGTCTTCTTCGACGAGATCGACGCCATCACGGCCGCCCGCGGCGAGGGCCACGAGGTGACCGAGCGCGTCGTCTCGCAGCTGCTGACCGAACTCGACGGGATGCGGGAGAATCCGAACCTCGTCGTGCTAGCCGCGACGAACCGCAAGGACCAGATCGACCCCGCTCTGCTCCGGCCCGGCCGCCTCGACACCCACGTCCTCGTCGGCGAACCGGACCTCGAGGCCCGCGAGAAGATTCTCGAGGTCCACACCCGCGGGAAGCCCCTGGCCGACGACGTGGACGTCGCCGACCTCGCGGCCGAACTCGAGGGCTACACCGGCGCGGATCTCGAGGCGCTCGTCCGAACGGCCTCCATGAAGGCGATCCGCGAGGTCGCGAACGCCTACGAGCCCGAGGAAGCGAACGAGCGGGCGGACGAGGTCCTGATCGAGCGGCGGCACCTCGAGAAAGCGCGCGAGAAGGTGGATGCCTCCGGCTGAGTTCTCGGTTCAGTTCCGTCGTTACGCGGCGTTCGAGACCGCGGTATAGGTACGAACGGCGTTCCGTCGTTTAGAGCGTGCTTATCGATCGTCGAAGGGCGCGAAAGTTGCTACAGGATGATAGTACGCCAGCACTTCGTTCACGACCTATAAATTAAGAACCGGATACTCTCGATAATAATTTACACCGTTGTGTGGAACCACGGAGCATGAATAATTCGTCCTCCTCCTCTGGTGATTCACCCTCCTGCAGCTCCGAGTCGTCCGGATCGAACGCTGTCGGCGTCACGCGCTCGGAACCGACCGCGACGCGACGACGACATCTCGCGATAACTGCGGGCGTCGGTCTCATCGCGACCACCGGCGGGTGTTTGTTCATCGATTCCGACGAATCGATAGCGGAGTCCGGAACGCCGGGGCAAACCGCGAGGATACCGGACGACTCGGAGACCGTCGACGACCTTCCGCTGTTCGACGCTCACACGCACGTCGTCCCGACGAAAGCCCGAGGTCGCGACCCGCTTTCCGCCGACGAACTCGTCGACCGGATGGACGACCACGGCGTCGATCGTGCGGTCGTCCTCGCGTTCGACTCTCCCGAGAGCTATCCGGTCCAAGCGCCGAGCTGGTGGGTGCTCGAGGAGACCGACGCCTATCCCGACCGACTCGTCCCCTTCTGCACGATCGACCCGCGCACCCTGATCTACGGGACGGACACCGCCGACGAACTCCTCGAGCGCTACGTCGAGCGCGGCGCTCGCGGGTTCGGCGAACTGAAAGTCGGGATGGCCGTCGACGACGAGCGCCTCGAGACGCTGTACGAGCGCTGTGCCGACTACGAGTTGCCGATCCTCTTTCACACCGATCGGCAGATGATGACGGACGAGGTCGGTCTCCCGCGCCTCGAGAACGTGCTGGCCTCGTACCCGGAGGTCGATTTCGTCGCCCACGCCCACGGGTGGTGGGCACACATCTCCGCTGACGTCGAGCCGGAGGATCGCGGCCGTCTCCCGGAGGGATCGATCGAATCTCCCGGCCGCGTTTCGGAACTGCTCGCGGAGTACGACAACATCTACGGTGACGTCTCTACGCTGGCGGGATGGAACGCGCTCACCCGCGACGAAGCGTACGGGCAAGCGTTTCTCGAGTCGCACCACGACCAGCTCGTTTTCGGGAGCGACTATCTCTTTCCCGGACAGGACGTTCCGCAGTTCGACCTGTTCGAGCGGTTCGAGCTCGAGCTCGACGCGTGGGCGAACGTTCGGTATCGCAATCTCGAGGGGCTGCTTCGCTGAAGCGGCATCCGAAACGACTCTCGGTATCCGGAATCGCCGTCACGACGCGCCGGTTGCGGTATCGTCGGACTCGCTCGAGGGCGAGTCTCCGAGTCCCGCATCGAGCAGCGAATCCTCGGTCGCTGACTCGAGCACGACCGTCTCGCCGGCGGTCGTCGAATCGCCCTTCGCGACGGCGACGTCCTTGAGGTCGACGCTGGGCGGAAAGAGCAGGTCGACGCGGCTTCCGAAGGCGATGTGACCGAGCCGTTGCCCGCGCTCGAGCTCCTCGTCGGGTTCGACGTAGGGAAAGATCCGGCGGGCGAACGCGCCGGCGATGAACGTGACGGTCGCCGGCGCCGTCGTCGGTCCGACCGGGTCCGTCTCGTCGCTCGAGCCGTCGCCGACCGCCAGGTCGGGAAGGTGCGGCGAGTCGGTCTCGAACTCGACGTGGACGCGTTCGTTGCGGTCCGACTCCTTCGAGAACGCGGGGCGATTCGCCCCGGGGACGTGCTCGACGTCGGTGACCGTACCCGCGAACGGCGCGCGGACGACGTGGACGTGCCAGACGTTCATGAAGATCCCGAGGCGGACCCGCTCGCCCTCCTCGCGGAGGACCGAGACGTTCCCGTCGGCGGGCGAGACGACGCCGCTCGGCGGCGGGGTCCGGTCCGGATCGCGGAAGAACGCGAGCGCCGCGGCCCCGACGACGAGTGCGACGAAGCTGGCTGCGACGCTGTAGAGCAGCGCGAACGGCGCCGCCAACAGGGGGACGATGGCGTACTTCCAGGCCCCCGGAGCGAAGTTCATGTGCAAAGCCATGCGAGCGAGTCGTATGGCCGTTACGATGAACGCGAACGGGACGCGGCCGGTTAATCCCAGAACGACTGGGTGCGGGCGTACTCGCGCTCCTTCGAGAGGATGTCCCGGTAGAAGTCCTCCTCGTTCTCCCGGAGCTTGCTGATGATCTGCGCCGCGTTGTGCGGGCCGACGCCGCGAGCGGCCATCGCGATCACGGCCTGCTTGCCGTGGCCCTGAACGAGGCTCGCGCTCCGGAACGCGCGCCGGGTCATCCGCTCCTGTTCCTCGTCTTTCTCCTCGGCGCGAACCGCCGCGACGACCTCGTCGGCCCACGGGTTCAGCGCCGCGATCCGCGTCGAGCCGCACTCGGGACACTCCGGCCGGTCGGCGACCCGTCTGACCTTCGTCTTCACCTTCCACTCCTCGCAGTGCGTACACAGCAGGATGACGCGATCGTTCCGGATGCGCTCTTTGACCGTCTCGATGACGCTGGCGTCGGCGTTCTCGGGCGCGAGCAGCTCCTTGCCGGAGGAGCGCCCGCCTAGCCCGACCGGGGTTCGTCCGCGGTGGGTGACGAGGTCGAGTTCGCCCGACTGGATCTCCTCGAGTACGCGACCCGCGCGGTCGACGTCCAGATCCTCGTGGAACACCTCGCGGATCGCCTCGTCGTACATCGGCGTCTCCTCGAGCGCGGCGAGGAGCCGCTCGTTCGACATCCGGCCCGACCCCTGCCAGCGCTTGAGCGCGCCGAACTTCGCGGAGACCTGGGCGAGCCGGAAGGCGAGCGCGTCCGAGCCCTTCAGCCCCAATTCGACGATCGTCTCGACGTGGTTCGGATCGGTCTCCTCGAGCACCTCCAGCACGTCGCTCGTCGCGATCGAGGTCGGGACCTCGAGTTCGATCCGGTAGGGATCCGTCTCGAGTCCCACCGACGAACCGGCCCGCTGGCCGAGCAGCGCCGACAGCACGCGGCCGAGCGTCTCGTTCGCCTTGTGTCCGAAGGGGGCGTTGAGGACGATCGTCCGACCCCGACGCTCGAGGACGAGCCGGTCGGCCGTCGGCATCGGCGCCTCGGCGTCGACCTGGTCCTCGAGCTGCGAGCAGGCCTCGGCGAGGGTGTACTCGTCGGCCGGATACCGGTTCGCGAGTTCGCGGCCGACTGCGGCGGCGTCGGCCCCCTGCTGGAGTTGGGGCTCGGCAACCGAACGGATTTCGCCGACCTCGCCGGCGACGGCTGCGGGGACCGGGATCTCCTGGCCGATCCACGACGGGACCTCGCCGGCGGGGTCCTCGATCGGACTCACTTTTACCTTCCCATCGTCGTCGTCGATCTCGGCGATCCGCCACATCTCGCCGCGCTGGATGAACACCTCGCCCGGCTGGGCGAAGTTGACCACGAACCGCTCGTCTAAGGTCCCGATCCGCGAGCCCGAGGCGATGTCGTGGACCTCGTAGGTCTCCTCGTCGGGGATCATCGAGAGGTTCGCGTAGACGTACTGCCAGGTCCCGCCGGTCGTCTCGATGCGCTCTTCGCTCTCGTCGAACCAGACGATCCGGTTGCGGTGTAGCTCTCCCAAGATATCGCGGATCGTCTCCTCGGCGACGTTCCGGAACGGGTACGCGCGCGTGATCGTCTCGACGGCCTCCTCGACGCGGGTCGCGCCGCGGCTCTGGACGATCGCCGGGAGCTGGTTCGCGACGACGTCGAGGCTTCCCTCGTGGATCGCCGCCGGCTCGACCTCGCCGTCGCGGGCGCGGCGCGCGATCGACAGCGCCTCGAACGCGTCGTCCGGACGGGTCGTGACGATCGTCCCGCTCGAGACCTCGTCCTGGCGGTGGCCCGCCCGGCCGATCCGCTGGAGGAGCCGGGCGACCTGGCGCGGGCTCTGGTACTGGATCACGTGGTCGACGCGCCCGACGTCGATCCCGAGCTCCATCGAGGAGGTACAGAGCAGGGCGTCGAGTTCGCCGGCCTTGAACCGATCCTCGACGTCGATCCGGGCCTCCTTCGAGAGCGAGCCGTGGTGGACGCCGATCGGCAGGTCGAGTTCGGTAAACCGCGAGCCGAGCGCCTCGGCGGTCTGGCGGGTGTTGACGAAGATCAGCGTCGACTCGTGTTCCGCGACGAGGTCGCGGATCAGCCGGACGTGACTCGCCGTCGAGGCGTCGGTCACGAGCGCTCCGGCGAGCTCCTCGTCCTCCTCCGTAACCGCGGGGCTGCGGACGGTAACGTCGACGTTGCTGCCGACATCGATCTCGCGGATCTCGCACGCGCGACCGCCCGTGAGGAACCGTCCCACGGATTCGGGATCGCCGACCGTCGCCGAGAGGCCGATCCGCTGCATCCCGCCGGCGAGATCGCGGAGGCGCTCGAGTCCGATCGACAGCTGCGCCCCTCGCTTCGAGGCCGCGAGTTCGTGAACCTCGTCGATCACGACGTGGGAGACGTC contains:
- a CDS encoding FAD-binding oxidoreductase → MPEPQTEIDEETVQGFGAELRGEVLRRGDAGYDGARTIWNGMIDKRPVLIARCAGAADVITAVNFAREYNLEIAVRGGGHNVAGTAVCDDGIVIDLSAMRAVWVDPRARTARVQGGALWSDVDHETQVHELVTTGGIVSHTGVAGLTLGGGIGWLMRKHGLTVDNLLSADVVTADGEFVRASEDEDSDLFWALRGGGGNFGIVTSFEFALHPVGPTVLAGPVFWPADDTADVLCFYRDFVRDAPDELGTVVKFGTIPPLPVVPEELHWRPAVAINACHAGPVEGGESVLRPLREHGTPLLDLVSPKPYVAHQSGLDSTVLHGWHYYWKSTDLPELSDDLIDVFVNHAFSAESPRSYSVLFHLGGAVSRIDNDATAYTGRHAPHNININGVWRPDEAEEFAESEIAWVRRFLDALEPYREGVYVNFLDADDGTQRVREAYDEHTYRRLAEIKAEYDPDNVFHLNQNIEPTG
- a CDS encoding chorismate mutase; amino-acid sequence: MTADENTTDGSDTTDRVPEEMNLEELREEIQTIDREIVELIAQRTYVADTIAAVKGEKGLPTTDEKQEEQVMERAGRNAEQFDVDANLVKAIFRLLIELNKVEQRSNR
- a CDS encoding shikimate kinase, with translation MDGRAVAPAAGTVLNALATGRGSAFAIDLETTATVELTTDGEVDGTIAGRPEADATLIERCAALTIDEYAATAGLTSTDVGARVTTDSDVPMAAGLKSSSAAANATVLATLDALEIRDAVERIEACRLGVRAAREAGVTATGAFDDASASMLGGVTVTDNTSDELLAREPIEWNALVYTPPEQAYSADADVAACKRIAPMAELVEELALEGRYGEAMTVNGFAFCGALEFPTGPMLEALPDVTGVSLSGTGPSYVAVGDRATLEGVRDRWNDRDGTTRLLTTRTDGTRTT
- a CDS encoding DUF5796 family protein, with amino-acid sequence MSQRSNVAPSTIGVDLVEGGVVVQYLDGRDVFYHGPPTPVEGAVKTPPGKEVHVLVTDPDGVEGVMTYVNDRNTHDDILESTGVGRVMLEGDDEEELFPGVTVSTAAYSIRVEADLSAVDGRVFVFAEDEMSEHAYELVDEAD
- a CDS encoding DUF7508 domain-containing protein codes for the protein MPLRKPWRDLDRNAVARAPDRPGVYELGDGSGTVLSVDHGVLRDELKTALAYGDGERVRWTETHTLDRARELATDHRDRLE
- a CDS encoding DUF7128 family protein; this translates as MVVQTERDDATWYECETCGLLFDEKSDATEHERHCDGSDPSYIQ
- a CDS encoding AAA family ATPase produces the protein MSGSDANGVRLSVRAAEKRDAGRGVARIPERARRQLGVLSGDTVVIEGSKTTVAKMWPADPSVPETVVQIDGDTRANAGVHVGDSVTVRPKDTSTIREAERVTLAPPPSLAASERQVAERNAAQKLRNRPVRSGEQIRIEGVSQDPFSVVDTTPDGDVRITSTTTVRIADPEARTSGDDGSSARSSASASGTSAGGDADPDAVVEPEQTAGPTYEDIGGLDEELEQVREMIELPLSEPELFRRLGVEPPSGVLLYGPPGTGKTLIARAVANEVDASFETISGPEIMSKYKGESEEQLREVFDRARENAPSIIFFDEIDSIAGARGDDSDAENRIVGQLLTLMDGLDARGEVIVIGATNRVDVIDPALRRGGRFDREIQIGVPDKEGRKEILEVHTRGMPLADDVSVETIARRTHGFVGADLDAVASEAAMAAIRERPTEADDREEWNRDPKVTRAHFDTALASVEPSAMREYVAESPGIDFSDVGGLEDAKATLRESVEWPLTYDRLFEETNTEPPSGVLLYGPPGTGKTLLARALAGETDVNFVRVDGPEIVDRYVGESEKAIRKVFERARQAAPSIVFFDEIDAITAARGEGHEVTERVVSQLLTELDGMRENPNLVVLAATNRKDQIDPALLRPGRLDTHVLVGEPDLEAREKILEVHTRGKPLADDVDVADLAAELEGYTGADLEALVRTASMKAIREVANAYEPEEANERADEVLIERRHLEKAREKVDASG
- a CDS encoding amidohydrolase family protein is translated as MNNSSSSSGDSPSCSSESSGSNAVGVTRSEPTATRRRHLAITAGVGLIATTGGCLFIDSDESIAESGTPGQTARIPDDSETVDDLPLFDAHTHVVPTKARGRDPLSADELVDRMDDHGVDRAVVLAFDSPESYPVQAPSWWVLEETDAYPDRLVPFCTIDPRTLIYGTDTADELLERYVERGARGFGELKVGMAVDDERLETLYERCADYELPILFHTDRQMMTDEVGLPRLENVLASYPEVDFVAHAHGWWAHISADVEPEDRGRLPEGSIESPGRVSELLAEYDNIYGDVSTLAGWNALTRDEAYGQAFLESHHDQLVFGSDYLFPGQDVPQFDLFERFELELDAWANVRYRNLEGLLR
- a CDS encoding protein sorting system archaetidylserine decarboxylase, whose amino-acid sequence is MNFAPGAWKYAIVPLLAAPFALLYSVAASFVALVVGAAALAFFRDPDRTPPPSGVVSPADGNVSVLREEGERVRLGIFMNVWHVHVVRAPFAGTVTDVEHVPGANRPAFSKESDRNERVHVEFETDSPHLPDLAVGDGSSDETDPVGPTTAPATVTFIAGAFARRIFPYVEPDEELERGQRLGHIAFGSRVDLLFPPSVDLKDVAVAKGDSTTAGETVVLESATEDSLLDAGLGDSPSSESDDTATGAS
- a CDS encoding DEAD/DEAH box helicase, whose product is MTEGDVAAFTHLGATVRGALSERGFSTPTAPQRLAIPPLSAGENTLVIAPTGSGKTETAMLPVFDHLVDEQPEGFGALYVTPLRALNRDMRERLEWWGEYLDLEVDVRHGDTTQYQRGKQAEDPPDVLVTTPETLQAMLTGERLREALEDVSHVVIDEVHELAASKRGAQLSIGLERLRDLAGGMQRIGLSATVGDPESVGRFLTGGRACEIREIDVGSNVDVTVRSPAVTEEDEELAGALVTDASTASHVRLIRDLVAEHESTLIFVNTRQTAEALGSRFTELDLPIGVHHGSLSKEARIDVEDRFKAGELDALLCTSSMELGIDVGRVDHVIQYQSPRQVARLLQRIGRAGHRQDEVSSGTIVTTRPDDAFEALSIARRARDGEVEPAAIHEGSLDVVANQLPAIVQSRGATRVEEAVETITRAYPFRNVAEETIRDILGELHRNRIVWFDESEERIETTGGTWQYVYANLSMIPDEETYEVHDIASGSRIGTLDERFVVNFAQPGEVFIQRGEMWRIAEIDDDDGKVKVSPIEDPAGEVPSWIGQEIPVPAAVAGEVGEIRSVAEPQLQQGADAAAVGRELANRYPADEYTLAEACSQLEDQVDAEAPMPTADRLVLERRGRTIVLNAPFGHKANETLGRVLSALLGQRAGSSVGLETDPYRIELEVPTSIATSDVLEVLEETDPNHVETIVELGLKGSDALAFRLAQVSAKFGALKRWQGSGRMSNERLLAALEETPMYDEAIREVFHEDLDVDRAGRVLEEIQSGELDLVTHRGRTPVGLGGRSSGKELLAPENADASVIETVKERIRNDRVILLCTHCEEWKVKTKVRRVADRPECPECGSTRIAALNPWADEVVAAVRAEEKDEEQERMTRRAFRSASLVQGHGKQAVIAMAARGVGPHNAAQIISKLRENEEDFYRDILSKEREYARTQSFWD